The genomic window TCAGGGTTAGGTCTATCAATTGTTAAACATGTTTTACATCACCATAATGCCGAATTAGCCATTGAAAGCGAGTGGGGCAAGGGCAGTGAGTTCATTATTTACTTTGAAGCATTAAATAAAAAATAACCTTATTTACCGCACCTTATTCACTAGTGAGTAAGGTGCCGATAGCGCTTTATTTGCTAAACGTGGCTTATCTACCAAGGTTAACTAACTTCAGCACACGCTAAATTTTTATCATTATAATAATTATGCCGTGGTATTTTTATCCTAATCTTTTATCTGAAAATTCACCGCTTTAATGATGAACGCTATTATTTGATGTGTTAATTCTTATTTCGCCGTAAGTTCCAGTAATACTACTCGTTATAAAGTCGTAGCTAGGGTCTAACTATTCGCCTTTATCTTTGAACTAAGGAGAGAAATTGACTAAATGTTGTTTATATACCTATATATCGATCACTGTAATATAAGTGTCATAAACCTTAAATATAATTGTCACATAAACTTTATATAGTGTTCATAAATTAATTAGCCCCAAACAAATTAATAATAATTTAATGGGGACAACACTCTCAGTGGAGAATAACATGGGTTTTAAACGTGCTTTAGGCGTTATAGGTTTAGCAAGCTTGGTGAGTTTCTCATCATTAGCAATGGATAAAAATTTACCTGAATATAAAAAAGTCAGTGGTATTTCAGGTAACTTATCTTCAGTGGGTTCAGATACCTTAGCAAACATGATGACATTCTGGGCTGAGGAGTTTAAGCGCACTTACCCAAATGTGAATATACAAATTCAAGCCGCTGGTTCATCTACTGCGCCACCAGCATTAACAGAAGCCACTTCAAACTTAGGCCCTATGAGCCGTAAGATGAAGTCGCGTGAAATAGAAGCATTCGAAAAACGTTACGGCTATAAGCCAATGGCGGTTCGTGTTGCTATTGACGCATTAGCGGTATTTGTTCATAAAGATAACCCTATTAAAGGATTACGTATTGATCAAGTCGATGCTATTTTCTCAAATAACCGCAAATGTGGTGCTGATAAAGATGCAGACCGTTGGGGCGACTTAGGTTTAACAGGTGACTGGGAAGCAAAAGACATTCAACTTTATGGTCGTAACTCAGTTTCTGGTACTTACGGTTATTTTAAAAAGAAAGCCCTTTGTAAAGGTGATTTTAAAAACACGGTTAATGAACAACCAGGCTCAGCTTCAGTCGTTCAATCAGTATCTTCTTCACTAAACGGTATTGGATATTCTGGTATCGGTTATACAACTTCAGGTGTTCGTGCTTTAGCTTTGTCTAAAAAAGGTGACAACTATGTTGAAGCTAATATGGCGAATGCTATATCGAAAAAATACCCACTATCTCGTTTCCTATACGTTTATGTAAATAAGCATCCAAACAAGCCATTAGCGCCAATGGATGCTGAATTTTTAACTATGGTACTTTCTAAGTCAGGTCAAAAGATTGTTGAGAAGGATGGTTATATTCCATTACCGAACTCAGTTGTTCAAAAAGAATTGAAAAAATTAGGTATTAAGCTTTAAGTAAAAGCACCAATACCACTTTGAAAAGGCCTGGCTTATGTCAGGCCTTTTTGTTTTCTATGGCACTCGTAAAAACCTAAAAGTTCATCAAAATCATTAGGGGAGGTAAGGCCATTTTCAGTTAATACTTATTTTTTTAGTTTTTTAGTTTAGTCGCCAGGAGTTAACCGTAACTTTACGGGAGCATTATTGAAGGGGAAAGAGGAGGGATCTTGTTTACTAGATTCTTTTTAACATCAGGGTTAAGCAAGTCTATGAATAAAATATCACGGGATTATCAAGCCCAAAGAAGTATTGATAAGTGGGCTAATAAAACCGTGTAGATTAAGTTACTATTCAACAGATTAACGGGAAATATCAATCATTAAATCGTCAGCAAGATCTTCTAATGCATTTATTAAGCTTGGTGTTTGTTCTTTATTAACCGCTAAGGTTATTTTTGCTTTAAATAGTCGCTGGCCAGTATGTGGCGCATTATCTTGCTCGCTGACAAGCTTTATCATGTTACCCCCTTGATGGTGAATAACCGCAGATATTTCTTCTACAATACCTTCTCGATCGTTTGCTGTTAGCTCTAAAACTACCGGTGATTCATCGTTTATTTGGCTAGGGGCAGTTTTTTCGATAATGACTTTAAAACCGTCCAGTGTTGTAATTGCACGAGTTAGCGCTTCACATTGAGCTTGCTCTACCGCTATTTCGAGTACACCAGCAAAACAGCCCGACAAATGATGTAAACTACTGGTTTGCCAGTTACCTTGGTGTTGTTTAATGACTTTGGATAAAGTTTCGACTAAACCAGGACGGTCTTTGGTAATAAATGAAATAACTAAGTGATTCATAATGTTCCTCTATAAAGCAAGGCGAATGTCATCATATTAAGCAAGGCGTGATAATTGTGAAAGTTCTTTATGTAACTGGCTTTCATCACCTAAATTTAATTCAACTAACCGTCTTAAATGGGTCACACTGTCAATATCGATAGCATTACATTGCAAGCCTACTTCACACTGTAAACCTAGCTTGTCATTTTCTTCATGAACGACAGCAATATGCATTTCAACGATTGATTCGCCATTAACTAAGTCAAAATGTAATAAGCCTAACTTACCTTTTAATGACTTTTCAGCTTTAGGCATAGTAACCAAAGCGCCATTAAGTGAAATGTCGTGGATAGTAACTGGATAATTCTGCTGTTCAACCTCTAATATCGCATTGATTGAAAACAAAACTCGCGTGAATTGACGTCTATTTTCCATTGCTTAAGTTCAAATTATAAATGGGTATCTTCAGCATAGCTCCCTTTTAGCAAAAAGGCACTTTATTCGTGTGGATTTTTATAAAACCACAAAAATAAAGTGCCGATAACTATTTAATAACTAATAGATAATTTAAAAATTATCTATTAGCTTTAGCTTAGCCAATTTTTTTGTATCTAATTCTGTGAGGCTCAGTCGCCGCAGGGCCCAGTGTTTTCTTTAACCAAGCTTCATAGTCAGTAAAATTACCTTCATAGAAGTTAATCTTACCTTCATCACGGTAATCTAAAATGTGAGTTGCAATGCGGTCAAGGAACCAACGGTCATGCGAGATAACCATGGCACAACCAGGGAACTCTAACAACGCTTCTTCAAGCGCACGTAAAGTTTCAACATCAAGATCGTTGGTTGGTTCATCAAGCAGTAATACGTTACCGCCGGTTTGCACTAGTTTAGCTAAATGAACTCGGTTACGTTCACCACCAGACAACTCACCGATGATCTTTTGTTGATCGTTACCTTTAAAGTTAAAACGGCTGACATAAGCACGGCTTGGAATTTCAAAATTACCAATTTGTAATATCTCATGGCCTTGAGATATTTCTTGGTAGACGGTTTTACTATTGTCCATGTCATCACGGAACTGATCTACACTGGCAAGTTTAACCGTATCACCTAACTCTACATTACCTGAGTCTGGTTTTTCTGCGCCTGACATTATTTTAAACAATGTTGACTTACCTGCGCCGTTTGGTCCGATAATGCCAACAATAGCACCTTTTGGCACACTAAAACTTAAGTCATCAATGAGTACTCTGTCACCAAAAGATTTTGTTAAGTTATTAACATCTAAAACCTTATCCCCTAGACGAGGTCCAGGTGGAATGTAAAGTTCGTTGGTTTCATTACGTTTTTGATGATCTTGACTATTAAGCTCTTCAAAGCGCGCCATACGGGCTTTACTTTTTGATTGACGAGCTTTCGGATTTGAACGCACCCATTCAAGTTCTTGCTTGATGGTTTTTTGTAGTGCACTTTCACCTTTACTTTCTTGTGCAAGACGTGCATCTTTTTGTTCTAGCCATGAAGAATAGTTACCTTCATAAGGAATACCGTGCCCTCTATCAAGCTCTAGAATCCAACCCGCTACATTATCAAGGAAGTATCTATCATGGGTAATTGCTACCACAGTGCCTGGATAATCGTGTAAGAATCGCTCTAACCAAGCAACAGACTCAGCATCTAAATGGTTAGTGGGTTCATCAAGTAATAACATGTCTGGTTTTTCGAGCAATAAACGACAAAGCGCGACACGACGGCGTTCACCACCACTTAGTACCGCGATTTTTTGATCCCATTCAGGTAAGCGTAAAGCATCAGCCGCACGTTCTAAAACGTTATCAAGATTATGACCATCTTGCGCATTAATAATATCTTCTAAATCGCCTTGCTCTTTGGCTAAGGCATCAAAATCAGCGCCTTCTTCTGCATATTCGTTATAGACTTGGTCTAAACGAGCCATAGCATTTTTAACTTCAGCAACCCCTTCTTCAACAGCTTCACGCACTGTTTGGCTTTCATCAAGTTGA from Colwellia sp. PAMC 20917 includes these protein-coding regions:
- the ettA gene encoding energy-dependent translational throttle protein EttA; protein product: MAQPLPDKFIMSMNRVSKVVPPKRTILKDISLSFFPGVKIGVLGLNGSGKSTLLRIMAGVDKDFEGEATSLAGTKIGYLPQEPQLDESQTVREAVEEGVAEVKNAMARLDQVYNEYAEEGADFDALAKEQGDLEDIINAQDGHNLDNVLERAADALRLPEWDQKIAVLSGGERRRVALCRLLLEKPDMLLLDEPTNHLDAESVAWLERFLHDYPGTVVAITHDRYFLDNVAGWILELDRGHGIPYEGNYSSWLEQKDARLAQESKGESALQKTIKQELEWVRSNPKARQSKSKARMARFEELNSQDHQKRNETNELYIPPGPRLGDKVLDVNNLTKSFGDRVLIDDLSFSVPKGAIVGIIGPNGAGKSTLFKIMSGAEKPDSGNVELGDTVKLASVDQFRDDMDNSKTVYQEISQGHEILQIGNFEIPSRAYVSRFNFKGNDQQKIIGELSGGERNRVHLAKLVQTGGNVLLLDEPTNDLDVETLRALEEALLEFPGCAMVISHDRWFLDRIATHILDYRDEGKINFYEGNFTDYEAWLKKTLGPAATEPHRIRYKKIG
- a CDS encoding PstS family phosphate ABC transporter substrate-binding protein, translating into MGFKRALGVIGLASLVSFSSLAMDKNLPEYKKVSGISGNLSSVGSDTLANMMTFWAEEFKRTYPNVNIQIQAAGSSTAPPALTEATSNLGPMSRKMKSREIEAFEKRYGYKPMAVRVAIDALAVFVHKDNPIKGLRIDQVDAIFSNNRKCGADKDADRWGDLGLTGDWEAKDIQLYGRNSVSGTYGYFKKKALCKGDFKNTVNEQPGSASVVQSVSSSLNGIGYSGIGYTTSGVRALALSKKGDNYVEANMANAISKKYPLSRFLYVYVNKHPNKPLAPMDAEFLTMVLSKSGQKIVEKDGYIPLPNSVVQKELKKLGIKL
- a CDS encoding PilZ domain-containing protein — translated: MENRRQFTRVLFSINAILEVEQQNYPVTIHDISLNGALVTMPKAEKSLKGKLGLLHFDLVNGESIVEMHIAVVHEENDKLGLQCEVGLQCNAIDIDSVTHLRRLVELNLGDESQLHKELSQLSRLA
- a CDS encoding glycine cleavage system protein R, encoding MNHLVISFITKDRPGLVETLSKVIKQHQGNWQTSSLHHLSGCFAGVLEIAVEQAQCEALTRAITTLDGFKVIIEKTAPSQINDESPVVLELTANDREGIVEEISAVIHHQGGNMIKLVSEQDNAPHTGQRLFKAKITLAVNKEQTPSLINALEDLADDLMIDISR